TTAAATCATATCTTCAAAACTTTGAAGGGATAATCTGCTGAGCTTGGTTCTGCCCCATTTCGAGTGGTAGACAGTAGCGAGCATCGATCTTTCTCCTAAGTAAGTCATTGCTTGCTCGCGCAAGTATTAGATATATAAGTCTCAATCCTGAACGAAAACGGTATTTGCTTTAGGCAATTTCAGGTATAAAGCCGCTTGACCATTTACCTCAGTTCGTTAATTTTTTCATTACGTTTTCGAAGGGCGGGTGACTATTTCATCAATGGGACAACAGATGGGTGACCTATTTTCTCAGAATCGGTTGGACCACAAAGAGCGCATTGATTTGGCATGCGAAATATTCCTCATCCTTCGAGAAGTTCTGATCACACGTGAAAAATAGTTAGCTACTACCCACAACCTTCTCAAGAATCATCTTTTTGATTTCTGTCCTTTGAAACGATGGAAGATATCGATTATCATATTAAGATAGGTAAAATACCCACGCTTTAAAAGAAGGTTGTAAGGGGGCGTGGAGTCTGAATCAGGAGTGTCCATTTTTCAAACAATGGAGCAAGAAGAAGTTGGGCAAGCCCTACTTTTTCGCCCCGTATGCGCAGCAAACGGTACTTGAAGAATCCTCCGGGGATTCTTTACCCGCTCAGGAATAGCCGAGGCTTGGAAAATAGAATTCCAGTAAGCATTCCGGCTATGAGAAACAAGGAGTTTTGAAAATAATAAAGAGAAACTATGCAGGAACAAAATAACCGATCGGTAAAGTTCTCAGCGGCTATAGATCAACGGTTCGAAAAGGTAGCCATGAAGCTTGGCCGTAATAAAAGAACCGTCTTTATCCAGATGGTTGATTATTTCTACCATACTAAAAAAGACCCTGCTGATTTAAACGATGAAGCATTAAAGACCGCGATCCTCAAAGGCAATCAGCATCTTACCGGATTCATCAGGACTCAGGAGCAATCACTATTAATTCCGATCAGGCAGGACACGGAGCGGATGGTCAATTCGCAGCGTAAAATACTGGAATGGTTGAACAAAGAAGAGCTTAACCATCATCGCAATACGGCAACCGGTCAGCAACAGCAAACGCAAAAGCTGGCGGAGATAGACCAGGTGGCCAAACAGATCAGCAAGCACTTGCAAGGTAAGGAGCAGCTGAAGTCGCAATTTAACTTTATCCTGGAGGCGTACATCAAAGCCCGTGATCAGTTCAGCCTGATGACCTCAGCAAGAGAAAAGGAAGATCTGATCAGCAAAGTAAAACAACAAATCAA
The window above is part of the Arcticibacter tournemirensis genome. Proteins encoded here:
- a CDS encoding BfmA/BtgA family mobilization protein, whose product is MQEQNNRSVKFSAAIDQRFEKVAMKLGRNKRTVFIQMVDYFYHTKKDPADLNDEALKTAILKGNQHLTGFIRTQEQSLLIPIRQDTERMVNSQRKILEWLNKEELNHHRNTATGQQQQTQKLAEIDQVAKQISKHLQGKEQLKSQFNFILEAYIKARDQFSLMTSAREKEDLISKVKQQIKDL